A window of Yoonia sp. SS1-5 genomic DNA:
AGCATCGTGCCGCAATCATCGCACTTGGTCCAAAGGTTCTCGGGCACTTCCCTGCGCGAAAACAACGAGTTGATGGTCGGGCGGACGTAGTTGGTGATCCAGTTCATGGCGCGGCCTTCTGCGTTAACAAGCCTCAGATATGCCGGGGTGTTCGGAAATGCAATTGCGACGGCGGGCCCGTGTTCCTTTTGGCCTCTGCCGCACGCTGTGCTAGGCTGGCCGCATTAGCCAATTTTCCAATAGGTGTTTTTATGAAGCAAAGCTTTTTTGAATGGCTGACCGACAGCAAGCAAACCGGTTTCAAGGTGCTGCAAACCTATGCCAGCGAAGCCCCCGACAAATGGCAATATGTGGGGGCGGTATCGGATGCATGGGATCTGATCAAAGCCGATCCGCAGGCCGATGAACAAAAGCAGCTGGAACTTGTCCGGCAGGTATCGCTCGCCTTCGACAGATACGAGCGGACCCAATCCAAGGGCAGGTTTTCGATTGGCGTCAACGCCTTCGGTCTGGGTGTATTCCTGTTCATGGGCGCTGTCATTCTGATCCTGTTCGGCGCGATTTTCGAACCCACCCTTCTGACCTATTGGGGCCATCCGGAGCCCAAAGAGGCCCCGCTGCTGACCCGTCTGGCGGATGTTGATACCGCACGCGGATTGATCACGTTTGTCTTTACGCTGGGCGTCATCGCGCTTGCGCTGATCATCGTGACAGCCAATGTCACCTCGTCCGATGACAAGGGCCTGCGCTTTGAGCGCTCAAAGGAAATCCTGACCTCGATGATTGCGATCCTGGGGACGATCCTAGGGTTTTACTTCGGCAAATCCGATACCACGCCGACCGTCCCGCCCTTTCCCCAGGAAGAGGCGATCCCGGCCGAGACAGACACGCTATCGGATTTCGAGAATGAGGGCGATTTCATCCCGTTGGAGGAAGACGCGTCAGACGCGCTACCCATCACGGAATAGCCCGATCCTAACGGCGCAGGGCGATCCTTGCGGCCAGCCACATGACCAGCACCGTCAGGGTTAGGCTGACCAATTCGAGGATCGCCGCCGGTTCGGCCAGTCTGGCTGCACTCCAGTCATATTGCGCCGGGTCGTCGTAAGGGTAGAGGAACAGCGCAAGCCCGGACGAGGGCCAGTTTTGCATGCCCACGATCAAGACAGCAAAGATGTTGTTGGCCAGATGCAACCCGATGGCCGCCCCCAATGTCCCGGTCCGGGCGGTCAGGTCTGCGCAGGCCAATCCAAGCATCGTGGCCCAAATCCCCCACAGCACCCCGTCCGCAAACCCATACCCGTTGTAGAAATGGGCCGCCCCGAACAGAATTGACGGAATGCCCATCCACACAACCGGCATATTTGTCAGACAGGCCAGTTGCTGCTGCAGGTAGCCCCGAAAATAAATCTCTTCCGTGGTGACCTGTATCAACAGCACCACCAACGCAAAGGGCAACCATAAAAGCCAGCCCAGAAGGTTGCGGGCCTCGGCCAGTTCGGAAAAGGCAATCCAGGGGGGCAAGACCTCAAGAACCAGCAGAACGGCGCCGACCCCCAGTGTCACGTTCCAAAGATCCACGATGGCACGGTCAGGCGCACCGACCAGCGACCAGAACCCGCGGTCATGCACGACGCGCAACAGCAGCACAAAGCCCAGGGCCGTCACGCCAAAGGTTGCAAATTGCGCCAGTGTCGCCAGCGGGGTCAGCCCGTCAAAATAGGCGTTGCGGGCCGTATCGGTGGGCATAGCACCAGCCACGATCACGGGCCCCATGAAGAATACGACCTCGAACCCGATCACCATAAGCGCCAGACGCCAAAGCTCTGTCCGGCCCCAGGCTGCGCGGAAGAATTGGATGTGGTTGGCATATGGATCAGTCATGGCCGACACTAGGCCGCCCAATGTCACCATCGCAACCGCCCGTTTGCATCTTGCGTCAGGCGACCCCGCTATTTAGACCCTTTTCAACAGTTTCCGGGGAGAGAACCAATGCTGAAGGGCAAGCCAGACAAATCCAACCTACCCAGCCGCCACGTGACCGAAGGGCCCGCGCGCGCGCCGCACCGGTCCTATTTCTACGCGATGGGTCTGGATGAAGAGGCGATCAAACAGCCATGGGTCGGTGTTGCCACCTGCTGGAACGAGGCTGCCCCCTGCAACATCTCGCTGAACCGGCAGGCGCAGGCCGTCAAGCTGGGCGTCAAGAAAGGGTCCGGCACACCGCGCGAGTTCACCACGATCACGGTCACCGACGGCATTGCGATGGGTCATGAAGGGATGCGGTCCTCGCTGGCGTCGCGCGAAGCGATTGCCGACACCGTGGAACTGACCATGCGCGGCCATTGCTACGATGCCATCGTCGGCCTTGCGGGTTGCGACAAATCCCTGCCCGGCATGATGATGGCGATGGTGCGTCTGAACACGCCATCCGTCTTTATCTATGGCGGGTCAATCCTGCCCGGCCGGTTGGATGGCAAGGACGTCACCGTGCAGGACGTCTTCGAAGCGGTCGGCAAACATCAGGCGGGCAATATGTCCGACGCCGAATTGGAAGTGCTGGAACGGGTCGCCTGCCCATCGGCCGGTGCCTGCGGCGGCCAGTTCACCGCCAACACCATGGCCTGCGTGTCCGAAGCCATCGGTCTTGCGCTGATGAATTCATCCGGTGCACCCGCCCCTTACGAAAGCCGCGACCAATATGGCATCGCCTCGGGCGAAGCGGTCATGAACCTGATCGAAAAAAACATCCGCGCCCGCGATATCGTCACGCGCAAGTCGCTGGAAAATGCGGCGCGGATCGTGGCCTGCACTGGCGGGTCCACAAATGCGGGTCTGCACTTGCCTGCGATTGCGGCCGAAGCCGGGGTTGATTTCGACCTCTTCGACGTCTGCGATATCTTCCGCGACACGCCCTATTTCGTCGACCTCAAGCCCGGTGGCCAATATGTGGCCAAGGACCTCTACGAGGCGGGCGGCGTTCCTGTGGTCATGAAGGAACTGCGCAAAGCAGGGCTGATCCACGAAGACTGCATGACCGCATCGGGGCGCACCATGGGGGAAGAGCTGGACATGATCAGAGGCGATGCCGACGGCACCGTCATCTACCCGGTTGAAACACCAATCACCGCAACGGGCGGCGTTGTCGGGCTGAAAGGCAACCTGGCCCCGGAAGGTGCGAT
This region includes:
- the ilvD gene encoding dihydroxy-acid dehydratase, which translates into the protein MLKGKPDKSNLPSRHVTEGPARAPHRSYFYAMGLDEEAIKQPWVGVATCWNEAAPCNISLNRQAQAVKLGVKKGSGTPREFTTITVTDGIAMGHEGMRSSLASREAIADTVELTMRGHCYDAIVGLAGCDKSLPGMMMAMVRLNTPSVFIYGGSILPGRLDGKDVTVQDVFEAVGKHQAGNMSDAELEVLERVACPSAGACGGQFTANTMACVSEAIGLALMNSSGAPAPYESRDQYGIASGEAVMNLIEKNIRARDIVTRKSLENAARIVACTGGSTNAGLHLPAIAAEAGVDFDLFDVCDIFRDTPYFVDLKPGGQYVAKDLYEAGGVPVVMKELRKAGLIHEDCMTASGRTMGEELDMIRGDADGTVIYPVETPITATGGVVGLKGNLAPEGAIVKVAGMTEAEQTFTGPARVFECEEDAFEAVKARQYEEGEVIVIRNEGPSGGPGMREMLATTAALSGQGMGKKVALITDGRFSGATRGFCVGHVGPEAAHGGPIGLLVNGDVITLNAITGELSVDLSDEELATRKANWKGPRETIYASGALWKYAQLVGGARLGAVTHPGAKGEKHIYMDL
- a CDS encoding CPBP family intramembrane glutamic endopeptidase; amino-acid sequence: MTDPYANHIQFFRAAWGRTELWRLALMVIGFEVVFFMGPVIVAGAMPTDTARNAYFDGLTPLATLAQFATFGVTALGFVLLLRVVHDRGFWSLVGAPDRAIVDLWNVTLGVGAVLLVLEVLPPWIAFSELAEARNLLGWLLWLPFALVVLLIQVTTEEIYFRGYLQQQLACLTNMPVVWMGIPSILFGAAHFYNGYGFADGVLWGIWATMLGLACADLTARTGTLGAAIGLHLANNIFAVLIVGMQNWPSSGLALFLYPYDDPAQYDWSAARLAEPAAILELVSLTLTVLVMWLAARIALRR